The Salicibibacter halophilus DNA window ACGCCTATTGACTTTATTTCGGCACTTATTCTCGGTGATCTTATTGGGAATGCAATTTATGAGGACGAAGCGAATATTGGCTGGATCCTTTTTGCCATTGCTATATGGGGTATATTGATCTTCTTACTGGAATGGTGCACTCAAAAATTTCGCAGCACACGGGGAATTCTTGAAGGAAAGCCTTCAATTCTTATTCACAATGGTCAAATTGATAGAGGAGAAATGAAAAAGAATAAAATCGATATGAATCAAATGCTACAATCACTACGTAAAGAAAAGGTATTTTCCGTACGAGAAGTGGCCTATGCGATTCTTGAAGCAGATGGTACAATGAGCGTCCTGAAAAAAGCAAAATATGAATCGCCTACGATTTCAGATATGAATTTGCCTTTAAAACCTGCATATCTGCCTGTGACATTAATAAATGATGGAAAAGTCGACTGGGAGAATCTAACCAAGTCCGGGCACAATAAAGAGTGGCTGCTAAATCACCTTCATGAACACAATATCAATCATTACAAAGATGTATTCTATCTTGAATGGAAAGAAGATGAAGGTGTACACCTTGAAAAAATGTAGAAATTTTTAGCAAAAATATGATCAAGTGATACAAAATTCGGTAAAACTCCTGTTTTTGGAAATTCAGTGCTTCTTTTTTCTAGATATTGACCTTTTCGTATTGCTTTATAGTTAAATAAGCTTGTTACATCCTACATTAAACGACTTAAAAATTAAACAGCTTTTAAAAACTTGATGATCACAAAATTTCTACACCTGAAAATACCTTTTTCGTAAAACGTGTCCTCCCATTTCTTTTCTAGAAACCTCTAATATAATCAAAACCTAATAATAAGTGTTATCCGTTACTCCCCTGGGCCACCTTCGATTCGGTGAATCACTTTGGAGATACTTCTGCTTATTCGGCTGTTGCAAATACTTACTTCACTAGATGAGCCGACCAGCTAAAAAATGTGGTTCTATCACAAATCACGGGATGGATGACAATATTCGACAATGAAGTCCCGCACCTTGCTTTATAGAGCAAATTTTGTCGATAATCCTTAGGCTTCCGGTGGGTATTCTTCTTGATGGATTCTTTGTTCACATCGAGCTTGATATTTTCTCCATTTAAGGATCGCCTCTTTTTCTTCCTTCACCTGCATCCGAGCTTGAAGAGAGAATAACGAATAGCCAAACCCTTGTTGATTCATCGTGCGGAGTTGGTTGTTCTTCACTTCGGTTTTGGCGTTGGATATACGATAGTGAAACCGATGGAGAATTTCCGGCAACCAATTCCAAATAGTCTTGAGAAGATCATCGAACGGCTCCAGGGAAGAGGCGATGACCTCTTTTTCCCACGCCACTAAATGATCCAATGCTTCTTCCAGATCATTGCATTGATACAATTGGCGAAGTTTTTGATGCAGGCGCATGGCTTGAGCTAACGTCGGTGATGTTGTCTCCCAATGCTTCAGACGTTCTTGTTGTTCCGGGGTTAATTCTTCCGTTCGTTCAGCAAACAAGTCTTTGTCTTCTTTTTAATGCCACCCGTTCTTCTTTGGTCAAAACATGTTGGACGCTTTTTCGCACATCGTCCAAGGCATGCGTCGAAGCTTGGATGACATGGAAGGCATCAATGACCACGATCGCTTGAGGGAGGGCGGCCTTAATCGCTGTCTGATAAGGCCTCCACATATCGATCGCAACCGCAATCACTTGTTCAGGTTGAGACAATTGGTTGAAAAGATCCATGACAGCTTCTTTGCGACGACTTTCATGTAACTCGAATAACTGGGGCCGCCATGGTACCGAGAGATCGTACATGACCAACCGATACTTGCCTTTTCCTTTGGCCAAACTGATTTCATCAAGGCCGATGAGTGCGGGGGTGGATCGATCCGAAATAGCTGGATGCTCTCCATGACATGCGCGTGCATGGACACCAATATGTTGACCACTGCGATCAAAGGCTTCTCCTACCGATTTGAAGGTGCGGTCGGCCGTTGCAAATATCAGTGATTGCTTGGCTATCACCGACATTCGTTGATATGGTTTTTTATTAACCAAAATATATCAACCAGGTCTGAAAAGGCTTGTATTCTTGCTGAAGAACTGGGGCACTATCATACAACTAGCGTAAATATTCTGGATAAACAAAAATTCGTAAATTTTAGTTTTTACTTCGTAATGTTTGATTACATAAAGTCACTGTTATGTCAATAAAATCACGGATAAAAACCCTCGGCATCAGTTGTACCAAGGGTTCACGCTCTTAATAAGTCTGCATGTACTGCTCCCGTTCCCACGGGTGCACTGTCGTTCGGAACATGTCCCATTCGATTTCTTTCGCTTCGATGAAGTGTTCCACCGCGTGTTCACCGAGTGTATCAAGCAGGATTTGATCCTGTTTAAGTTCATCGATCGCTTCTTTTAAGCTCGGCGGCAAGGCGTTTATATTTTCTTCTTCACGTTCTTGCTCGCTCATCACATAAATATTGCGATTGGTTTCTTCAGGTGCCTGCAATTCCCGTTTCACGCCATCGAGGCCGGCCGCGAGCATGGAGGCCATCGCGAGATATGGGTTTGCCGCAGGATCTGGGCTGCGCACTTCGATTCTCGTGCTCGCTTTTCGCGAGGACGGGATACGCACGAGCGGGCTGCGGTTCCGGTGGGACCAAGCGATATAGACCGGTGCCTCGAAACCGGGGACGAGACGCTTATATGAATTTACGATCGGATTGGTAAGCGCCGTGAAAGCTTTCGAGTGTTCCAAAATGCCGGCAAGGAACTGCATGGCTGTTTTGCTTAACTGCGTATTGGTGCTTTCATCGTAAAATGCATTAGTATCTCCTTTGAAAAGAGACATGTTACAGTGCATTCCCGATCCGTTCACGCCAAATAATGGTTTGGGCATAAACGTCGCGTGCAACCCATGCTGACGGGCAATCGTTTTGACAACGAGCTTAAATGTCTGGATATTATCACAAGTGGTGACGGCATCCGCGTATTTAAAGTCAATTTCATGTTGGCCGGGAGCAACCTCGTGGTGAGAGGCCTCAATTTCAAAACCCATGCCTTCCAGTTCAAGGACGATGTCACGGCGGCAACTTTCCCCCAAGTCGGTAGGCGCAAGGTCAAAGTAGCCCCTTGGTCATTCAATTCCAATGTCGGATCGCCTTTTTCATCATTTTTAAACAAGAAAAATTCCGGTTCAGGACCAATGTTAAAGTCGGTGTAGCCAAGGCTTTTGGCTTCCTCAAGCACATTTTTGAGGACCCTGCGCGGATCTCCTCCAAAGGGTTTTGGCTCGTCCCCCGGGTTTTGAGGAGGTTCATATATGTCGCAAATCAACCGGGCAACCTTCCCTTTTTCCGGTGTCCACGGAAAGATGACCCACGTATCCAAATCCGGATATAAGTACATGTCCGATTCTTCAATGC harbors:
- a CDS encoding YetF domain-containing protein, with the translated sequence MNFLSTAIELSVGFIALLVLLKVLGKSTFSQLTPIDFISALILGDLIGNAIYEDEANIGWILFAIAIWGILIFLLEWCTQKFRSTRGILEGKPSILIHNGQIDRGEMKKNKIDMNQMLQSLRKEKVFSVREVAYAILEADGTMSVLKKAKYESPTISDMNLPLKPAYLPVTLINDGKVDWENLTKSGHNKEWLLNHLHEHNINHYKDVFYLEWKEDEGVHLEKM
- a CDS encoding transposase → MFAERTEELTPEQQERLKHWETTSPTLAQAMRLHQKLRQLYQCNDLEEALDHLVAWEKEVIASSLEPFDDLLKTIWNWLPEILHRFHYRISNAKTEVKNNQLRTMNQQGFGYSLFSLQARMQVKEEKEAILKWRKYQARCEQRIHQEEYPPEA
- a CDS encoding transposase — encoded protein: MVNKKPYQRMSVIAKQSLIFATADRTFKSVGEAFDRSGQHIGVHARACHGEHPAISDRSTPALIGLDEISLAKGKGKYRLVMYDLSVPWRPQLFELHESRRKEAVMDLFNQLSQPEQVIAVAIDMWRPYQTAIKAALPQAIVVIDAFHVIQASTHALDDVRKSVQHVLTKEERVALKRRQRLVC